From Enhydrobacter sp., the proteins below share one genomic window:
- the sppA gene encoding signal peptide peptidase SppA: MWRFIVGLLATIGFLALALVGAAVYFAVSGPFGAKTLPSPIVLSLDLRKLPPEAGSAGWLGLLQPSLDIADTIDLLDRAADDPRVAGLFVEIGDSDAGLARVQELRQAITRFRGKGKFAVGFAESLGGDASHFADYYLAASLEQIWLQPSGGFSVAGIAVEAPFLKGALDRLGVQVEGGKRYEYKSAPEMFTEAGFSRPARENLQQLLDSLYGQFIDQVAREREIPAEWLRGLIDGVPYDSRRALAERLVDKLGYRADALAEVRRRAGDRRDPVRLEDYAADDARPRPSGEVIALVRASGAIVSGSGESDPLGDESLATADKVVDALDEASRASDVRAIVLRVDSPGGTYPAADAIAEAVARARSTGKPIVVSMGDIAASGGYLASVRADAIVAQPTTITGSIGVFTMWPVAAELLRSLGIQAEKVSAGANAGMLSVFRPPTPAQKAAIDRELDRIYADFTRQVGEARGLDGARLDAAARGRVFSGIDAKRAGLVDELGGLPLAVAIAKAKAGIDEVKPVQLRRYPAESNRWERLADRLLGMVSTRTELRMPPEMREALARLGVPTHPGDVRLPPLPPLWR; this comes from the coding sequence ATGTGGCGGTTCATCGTCGGCCTGCTTGCGACCATCGGCTTCCTCGCGCTCGCCCTCGTCGGCGCAGCGGTCTATTTCGCGGTGTCGGGGCCGTTCGGCGCCAAGACCCTGCCCTCGCCGATCGTCCTGTCGCTCGACCTGCGTAAGCTGCCGCCCGAGGCGGGCTCGGCGGGCTGGCTCGGCCTGCTGCAGCCGTCGCTCGACATCGCTGACACGATCGACTTGCTCGACCGGGCCGCCGACGACCCGCGCGTCGCCGGCCTGTTCGTCGAGATCGGCGACAGCGACGCCGGCCTCGCGCGCGTGCAAGAGCTACGCCAGGCGATCACGCGCTTTCGCGGCAAGGGCAAGTTCGCCGTCGGCTTCGCCGAGTCGCTAGGCGGCGACGCCAGCCATTTCGCTGACTATTACCTCGCCGCGTCGCTCGAACAGATCTGGCTGCAGCCGAGCGGCGGTTTCAGCGTCGCCGGCATCGCCGTGGAGGCCCCGTTCCTCAAGGGTGCGCTCGATCGGCTGGGCGTGCAGGTCGAGGGCGGCAAGCGCTACGAATACAAGAGCGCCCCCGAGATGTTCACCGAGGCGGGCTTCAGCCGTCCGGCGCGCGAGAACCTGCAGCAGCTGCTCGACAGCCTCTACGGCCAGTTCATCGATCAGGTGGCCCGGGAGCGCGAGATTCCGGCCGAGTGGCTGCGCGGCCTGATCGACGGCGTGCCTTACGACTCCCGGCGCGCGCTCGCGGAACGCCTCGTCGACAAGCTCGGCTACCGCGCCGACGCCCTCGCCGAGGTCCGCAGGAGGGCCGGCGACCGGCGCGATCCGGTGCGCCTGGAGGACTACGCCGCAGACGACGCGCGGCCGCGGCCGTCGGGCGAGGTGATCGCCCTGGTGCGGGCCAGCGGCGCCATCGTGTCGGGATCAGGCGAGAGCGACCCGCTGGGCGACGAATCGCTCGCCACCGCCGACAAGGTCGTCGATGCGCTCGACGAGGCGTCGCGCGCGTCCGACGTGCGCGCCATCGTGCTGCGCGTCGACTCGCCCGGCGGCACCTATCCCGCCGCCGACGCCATCGCCGAGGCCGTCGCGCGCGCCCGCTCGACCGGCAAGCCGATCGTGGTCTCGATGGGCGACATCGCGGCCTCCGGCGGCTACCTGGCGTCGGTGCGCGCCGACGCCATCGTCGCCCAGCCGACCACCATCACCGGCTCGATCGGCGTCTTCACCATGTGGCCGGTGGCGGCCGAGCTGCTGCGTTCGCTCGGCATCCAGGCGGAGAAGGTGAGCGCCGGCGCCAATGCCGGCATGCTGTCGGTATTCCGCCCGCCGACGCCGGCGCAGAAGGCGGCGATCGACCGCGAGCTCGACCGCATCTACGCCGACTTCACGCGCCAGGTCGGCGAGGCGCGCGGCCTCGACGGCGCGCGCCTCGACGCCGCCGCCCGCGGCCGCGTCTTCAGCGGCATCGACGCCAAGCGCGCCGGCCTGGTCGACGAACTCGGCGGCCTGCCGCTCGCGGTCGCGATCGCCAAGGCCAAGGCCGGCATCGACGAGGTCAAGCCGGTCCAGCTGCGCCGCTATCCCGCCGAAAGCAACCGCTGGGAACGGCTGGCCGATCGCCTGCTCGGCATGGTGTCGACGCGGACGGAGCTTCGCATGCCGCCCGAGATGCGCGAGGCGCTGGCGCGGCTCGGCGTTCCGACCCATCCGGGCGACGTGCGCCTGCCGCCGCTGCCGCCGCTCTGGCGCTGA
- the aroC gene encoding chorismate synthase, with protein MAGSSFGTLFRFTSWGESHGPAIGCVVDGTPPRIPLAETDIQVWMEKRRPGQSRFVTQRQEPDTVRILSGVFEGMTTGTPIALHIDNVDQRSRDYSEIKDRFRPSHADYTYFKKYGVRDYRGGGRQSARETAVRVAAGAIARKVLGERVAIRGAVVQLGSQRIDRARWDWDATGDNPFWCPDRQAAQGWEGYLDEVRKRGSSCGAVIEVVASGVPVGLGDPVYDKLDADLAKALMSINAVKGVEIGDGFATAAMSGEENADEMRMQDGAPVFLSNHAGGILGGISTGQDIVCRLVVKPTSSILSPVRSVDRFGKEVELRTKGRHDPCVGIRATPVAEAMVACVLADHLLRHRAQCG; from the coding sequence ATGGCCGGCAGCAGCTTCGGCACACTTTTCCGTTTCACGAGCTGGGGCGAAAGCCACGGCCCGGCGATCGGCTGCGTGGTCGACGGTACGCCGCCACGCATCCCGCTCGCCGAGACCGACATCCAAGTGTGGATGGAAAAGCGCCGCCCCGGCCAATCGCGTTTCGTTACCCAGCGCCAGGAACCCGACACGGTGAGGATCCTGTCCGGCGTGTTCGAGGGCATGACGACGGGCACGCCGATTGCTCTGCACATCGACAATGTCGACCAGCGCAGCCGCGACTATTCGGAAATCAAGGACCGCTTCCGCCCGTCCCATGCCGACTACACCTACTTCAAGAAGTACGGCGTGCGCGACTATCGCGGTGGCGGCCGGCAATCGGCGCGGGAGACGGCGGTGAGGGTCGCCGCCGGCGCCATCGCCCGCAAGGTGCTGGGCGAGCGGGTCGCTATCCGCGGTGCTGTGGTCCAGCTCGGCAGCCAGAGGATCGATCGCGCCAGGTGGGATTGGGACGCCACCGGCGACAATCCCTTCTGGTGCCCCGACCGCCAGGCAGCGCAGGGCTGGGAGGGCTATCTCGACGAGGTGCGCAAGCGCGGCAGCTCGTGCGGCGCGGTCATCGAGGTCGTGGCCTCGGGCGTGCCAGTCGGCCTCGGCGATCCGGTCTACGACAAGCTCGACGCCGACCTCGCCAAGGCGCTGATGAGCATCAACGCCGTGAAGGGCGTCGAGATCGGCGACGGCTTCGCCACCGCGGCCATGAGCGGCGAGGAGAATGCCGACGAGATGCGCATGCAGGACGGCGCGCCGGTCTTCCTCAGCAACCATGCCGGCGGCATCTTGGGCGGCATCTCGACGGGGCAGGACATCGTCTGCCGACTCGTGGTCAAGCCGACCAGCTCGATCCTGTCACCGGTGCGCAGCGTCGATCGCTTCGGCAAGGAGGTCGAATTGCGCACCAAGGGCCGCCACGATCCCTGCGTCGGCATCCGCGCCACGCCGGTCGCCGAGGCGATGGTGGCCTGCGTGCTGGCCGACCACCTCCTCCGTCATCGGGCGCAGTGTGGCTAG
- the fabI gene encoding enoyl-ACP reductase FabI, with protein MTAAAKLMAGKKGLVMGVANHRSIAWGIAKACHDHGAELAFTFQGEALEKRVRPLAQEIGCDIVLPCDVTDAASIDATFVELGRRWGGLDFLVHAIAFSDKDQLKGRYLDTTPDNFALTMNVSCYSFTAVAQRAVPLMKNGGSLLTLTYYGAERVMPHYNVMGVAKAALEASVRYLAADLGDDNIRVNAISAGPIKTLAASGIGDFNYILKWNELNAPLKRNVSTEEVGNAGLYLLSDLGSGVTGEVMHVDAGYHVVGMIKTKSARQLSELLGKFDID; from the coding sequence ATGACCGCTGCTGCAAAGTTGATGGCCGGAAAAAAAGGCTTGGTGATGGGCGTCGCCAACCACCGTTCGATCGCCTGGGGGATCGCCAAGGCCTGCCACGACCATGGCGCCGAACTCGCCTTCACCTTTCAGGGTGAGGCACTGGAGAAACGCGTGCGGCCGCTGGCCCAGGAGATCGGCTGCGACATCGTCCTGCCCTGCGACGTGACCGATGCCGCGAGCATCGACGCGACCTTTGTCGAGCTTGGAAGGCGCTGGGGCGGCCTCGACTTCCTGGTGCATGCCATCGCCTTCTCCGACAAGGACCAGCTCAAGGGCCGCTACCTCGACACCACGCCTGACAATTTCGCCCTGACGATGAACGTCAGCTGTTACTCCTTCACGGCAGTGGCGCAGCGCGCCGTGCCGCTGATGAAGAACGGCGGCAGCCTGCTGACGCTCACCTACTACGGCGCCGAGCGCGTCATGCCGCACTACAACGTCATGGGCGTCGCCAAAGCTGCGCTGGAGGCGAGCGTGCGCTATCTCGCGGCCGACCTCGGTGACGACAACATCCGGGTCAACGCCATCTCGGCCGGGCCGATCAAGACCCTGGCCGCGTCGGGCATCGGCGACTTCAACTATATCCTGAAGTGGAACGAGCTCAACGCGCCGCTCAAGCGCAACGTCTCCACCGAAGAGGTCGGCAACGCCGGCCTCTACCTGCTGTCGGATCTCGGCAGCGGCGTCACCGGCGAGGTCATGCATGTCGACGCCGGCTATCACGTCGTCGGCATGATCAAGACCAAGTCCGCCAGGCAGCTCTCGGAGCTGCTCGGCAAATTCGACATCGACTAG
- the pdxH gene encoding pyridoxamine 5'-phosphate oxidase: MIRAKDDPLALFGEWYDEARKSEPDVPDAMTLASVGSDGTPSARMVLLKGYDADGFVFYTNIESRKGRQLMDHPKAALLFHWKSLKRQVRLEGPVAPTTAQEADDYFATRQRGSQIGAWASDQSRPLESRFALERRVAEFTARYAIGRVPRPSHWLGFRVQPTLIEFWQDGLFRLHDRLEYRRVGPGEPWSTRTLYP; this comes from the coding sequence ATGATACGCGCAAAAGACGACCCGCTGGCGCTTTTCGGCGAATGGTATGACGAGGCCCGGAAGAGCGAACCCGACGTGCCCGACGCCATGACCCTGGCCTCCGTGGGGTCGGACGGCACGCCCTCGGCGCGCATGGTGCTGCTCAAGGGCTACGACGCCGACGGATTCGTCTTCTACACCAACATCGAAAGCCGCAAGGGCCGGCAGCTCATGGACCATCCCAAGGCGGCGTTGCTGTTCCATTGGAAGTCGCTCAAGCGGCAGGTCCGGCTGGAAGGACCGGTCGCGCCGACCACCGCGCAGGAGGCCGACGACTATTTCGCCACTCGCCAGCGCGGCAGCCAGATCGGCGCCTGGGCGTCCGACCAGTCGCGGCCGCTGGAGAGCCGTTTCGCACTCGAAAGGCGCGTCGCCGAGTTCACCGCCCGCTATGCCATTGGCAGGGTGCCGCGGCCGTCGCACTGGTTGGGCTTCCGCGTGCAGCCGACCCTGATCGAGTTCTGGCAGGATGGCCTGTTCCGTCTGCACGATCGCCTCGAGTACCGGCGGGTTGGCCCCGGCGAACCGTGGTCGACGCGCACGCTCTATCCCTGA
- a CDS encoding cation diffusion facilitator family transporter, which produces MSNDAARLMRLASVASMSVAVILIGAKTAAWLVTESVSMLSSLVDSGLDFVASLVTFIAIRQALVPADADHRFGHGKAEALAGLAQAGFIAASGSGLLLTVGDRLLHPHRIHHELVGAAVSALAIVLTLGLVAFQSHVVRRSGSIAIGADRAHYLTDVVSNLAVGAALVVSGRFDLPALDAGVAALVALYLLHGAWRVGRGSLDVLMDRELPDADRLRIIDLLHAHPQVRGFHDLRTRSSGLTKFIQLHIELDPALSFVGAHAIGDSIEAEIEMAFPGAEIILHVDPLGVDERRTPDPERAP; this is translated from the coding sequence ATGAGCAACGATGCGGCACGGCTGATGCGGCTGGCCAGCGTGGCCTCGATGTCGGTCGCCGTCATCCTGATCGGCGCCAAGACGGCCGCATGGCTGGTCACCGAGTCGGTGAGCATGCTGTCCTCGCTGGTCGATTCGGGTCTCGATTTCGTCGCCTCGCTGGTGACCTTCATCGCCATCCGTCAGGCGTTGGTGCCGGCCGATGCCGACCATCGCTTCGGCCACGGCAAGGCGGAAGCGCTGGCTGGACTGGCGCAGGCCGGATTCATCGCCGCGTCCGGTAGCGGCCTGCTTCTCACGGTCGGCGACCGGCTGCTGCATCCGCACCGCATCCACCACGAGTTGGTGGGCGCGGCGGTGAGCGCGCTCGCCATCGTGCTGACGCTCGGCCTGGTCGCCTTCCAGAGCCATGTCGTGCGCCGGAGCGGCTCGATCGCCATCGGCGCCGACAGGGCGCACTATCTCACCGACGTCGTGAGCAACTTGGCCGTCGGCGCCGCGTTGGTCGTCTCCGGCCGCTTCGATCTCCCCGCGCTGGACGCCGGTGTGGCCGCCCTGGTCGCCCTCTATTTGCTGCATGGAGCGTGGCGGGTCGGGCGGGGTTCGCTCGACGTACTGATGGACCGAGAACTGCCCGACGCCGACCGCCTGCGGATCATCGACCTTTTGCACGCGCATCCGCAGGTGAGGGGCTTCCACGACCTGCGCACGCGCTCGTCGGGCCTGACGAAGTTCATCCAGCTCCACATCGAGCTCGACCCGGCACTGAGCTTCGTCGGCGCCCATGCGATCGGCGATTCGATCGAGGCCGAGATCGAAATGGCCTTCCCCGGCGCGGAGATCATTCTTCACGTCGATCCCCTCGGCGTCGACGAGCGCCGGACGCCTGACCCGGAGCGGGCGCCATGA
- a CDS encoding AAA family ATPase produces the protein MTDRPSFVVEDQSATIAHLERTLGPHRRIDTHGAVVFLAGNRAYKMKRAVKFPYMDFSTVDRRRAMCEAEIATNRALAPEIYLGVEPVRIDGRTVDWLVVMRRFDEEGLFDRLADRRALTPALMAALAARVAAFHDGLAPIRDGFGRSDDYRQSVAADVRQMREQGERLDPPTSEALAAAMPASLEPHLDLVARRVLAGAIRRCHGDLHLRNIVLIDGKPVPFDAIEFSERIANIDVLYDLAFALMDLCHRDLRALANRLLNEWLWRVTDLPEARHDEALALLPMFLARRASIRAYVDSSITAVSGAENAPARAYQQLALAFLQPAAPRLLAIGGLSGSGKTTQALRRAPEIGRAPGAVVVRSDVERKRLAGVALEERMPAGSYTPEGSARVYARLMERAERALGAGQSVILDAVFARPEERAAVEAVARLAGVPFEGVWLDVPKEVAQTRVANRTNDASDATPDVVERQFGYDLGEIRWTRAGPAS, from the coding sequence ATGACCGATCGGCCGTCATTCGTCGTCGAGGATCAGTCGGCGACCATCGCGCATCTTGAGCGCACGCTCGGTCCGCATCGCCGCATCGACACCCATGGCGCCGTGGTCTTCCTGGCGGGCAACCGGGCCTACAAGATGAAGCGCGCGGTGAAGTTCCCCTACATGGATTTTTCCACGGTCGACCGCCGCCGGGCGATGTGCGAGGCCGAGATCGCGACCAACCGCGCGCTGGCGCCCGAGATCTACCTCGGCGTCGAGCCGGTCCGCATCGATGGTCGTACGGTCGACTGGCTGGTCGTCATGCGCCGCTTCGACGAGGAGGGCCTGTTCGATCGCCTGGCCGATCGACGCGCGCTCACGCCCGCGTTGATGGCCGCCCTCGCCGCGCGCGTCGCCGCGTTCCACGACGGCCTCGCGCCGATCCGCGACGGCTTCGGTCGGTCCGACGATTACCGCCAATCCGTCGCCGCCGACGTGCGCCAGATGCGCGAGCAGGGCGAGCGGCTCGATCCGCCAACCAGCGAGGCGCTGGCCGCGGCGATGCCGGCCTCCCTCGAGCCGCATCTCGATCTCGTCGCGCGCCGCGTCTTGGCGGGCGCAATTCGTCGCTGTCACGGCGACCTGCACCTGCGCAACATCGTGCTGATCGACGGCAAGCCCGTGCCGTTCGACGCCATCGAGTTCTCCGAGCGCATCGCCAACATCGATGTGCTCTACGATCTCGCCTTCGCGTTGATGGATCTCTGCCACCGCGACCTGCGCGCGCTCGCCAACCGGCTGTTGAACGAGTGGCTGTGGCGGGTGACCGACCTGCCGGAGGCACGGCACGACGAGGCGCTGGCACTGCTGCCGATGTTCCTCGCACGCCGGGCTTCGATCCGCGCCTATGTCGATTCCTCGATCACCGCGGTGAGCGGCGCGGAAAACGCACCGGCACGCGCCTACCAGCAGCTCGCGCTCGCATTCCTGCAGCCGGCGGCGCCGCGCCTGCTGGCGATCGGCGGTCTGTCGGGCAGCGGCAAGACCACCCAGGCCTTGAGGCGCGCGCCTGAGATCGGGCGCGCACCCGGCGCCGTCGTCGTGCGCTCGGACGTCGAGCGCAAGCGGTTGGCCGGCGTCGCGCTGGAAGAGCGCATGCCGGCCGGCAGCTACACGCCGGAGGGCTCGGCCCGGGTCTACGCCCGGCTCATGGAGCGCGCCGAACGGGCGCTAGGGGCAGGGCAGAGCGTCATCCTGGACGCGGTGTTCGCGAGGCCCGAGGAGCGCGCGGCCGTCGAGGCGGTGGCGCGGCTGGCCGGCGTGCCATTCGAAGGCGTCTGGCTCGATGTGCCCAAGGAGGTCGCTCAAACGCGAGTTGCCAACCGGACGAATGACGCCTCCGATGCGACCCCCGACGTCGTGGAACGGCAGTTCGGCTACGATCTGGGCGAGATCCGCTGGACGCGCGCCGGTCCGGCGTCCTGA
- a CDS encoding sterol desaturase family protein has translation MRFATIRVSFDHWVNLAILFVLVARRFYLEHRAAHRMRFMWVSHSVHHSSEKMLATTSFRLVWTPIVSVLFLFCLPLVWIGFDPIWVYGTVTVNTTFQFLVHTELVPHVRWLEWFVNTPSAHRVHHASNPEYTDKNYGGVFLVWDHLFGIYQAERPDVAIRYGLLHERSSLYNPFVIAYGGLWELAKSMFRPGTARERLARLFGSP, from the coding sequence GTGCGGTTTGCCACGATACGGGTCTCCTTCGACCATTGGGTCAATCTGGCGATCCTCTTCGTGCTGGTCGCTCGCCGCTTCTACCTCGAGCATCGCGCGGCCCATCGCATGCGCTTCATGTGGGTCTCTCACAGCGTCCACCACAGCAGCGAGAAGATGCTGGCTACGACCTCGTTCCGGCTGGTCTGGACGCCGATCGTGTCGGTGTTGTTCCTGTTCTGCCTTCCGCTCGTCTGGATCGGCTTCGACCCGATCTGGGTCTATGGCACGGTGACGGTCAACACCACGTTCCAGTTCCTCGTCCACACCGAACTGGTGCCTCACGTCCGCTGGCTCGAATGGTTCGTCAACACGCCGTCGGCGCACCGCGTCCACCACGCGAGCAATCCGGAGTACACCGACAAGAACTACGGCGGCGTGTTCCTGGTCTGGGACCATCTGTTCGGCATCTACCAGGCCGAGCGGCCTGACGTCGCTATCCGCTACGGCCTCCTCCACGAACGCTCGTCGCTCTACAACCCGTTTGTCATCGCCTACGGGGGATTGTGGGAACTCGCGAAGTCGATGTTCCGGCCGGGAACGGCGCGCGAACGGCTTGCCCGGCTGTTCGGCTCGCCGTGA
- the uvrA gene encoding excinuclease ABC subunit UvrA: MAKSHLTAAEPLRCISIRGAREHNLKNVDLDLPRDRLVVITGLSGSGKSSLAFDTIYAEGQRRYVESLSAYARQFLELMQKPDVDSIEGLSPAISIEQKTTSRNPRSTVGTVTEIYDYLRLLFARVGVPYSPATGLPIESQTVSQMVDRIKTMPEGTRLYLVAPIVRGRKGEYRKELQELQKKGFQRVKIDGRLYEIAEAPSLDKKYKHDIDVVVDRIVVKPDLGNRLADSIETALNLAEGLAVAENADSGERTVFSSRFACPVSGFTIEEIEPRLFSFNAPQGACPTCDGLGVKMFFDPEMVVPDDRLSLAEGAVAPWADSSGQYYLQTLESIARHFKVKMSMPWRDLPKKVRDAILHGSGGESIAMRYDDGIRQYQTTKPFEGVIPNLDRRWKETDSSWVREELERFQHESKCEACGGARLKPEALAVKVGGLHVSQVTEFAIGDAVKWFHDLPPKLTAKQNEIAARILKEINERLGFLDNVGLSYLTLNRTSGTLSGGESQRIRLASQIGSGLTGVLYVLDEPSIGLHQRDNDRLLKTLTRLRDLGNTVLVVEHDEDAIRAADHLVDMGPGAGAHGGRVIAEGTPEEVMRNSASLTGQYLSGFRQIPVPKMRRVPAAKGGRWLTVKGARANNLQNVTASIPLGTFTCVTGVSGSGKSTLIVETLYKALARRLNGAREHPGEHAGLDGLGHLDKVIDIDQSPIGRTPRSNPATYTGAFSPIRDWFAQLPESTERGYKPGRFSFNVKGGRCEACQGDGVIKIEMHFLPDVYVQCDVCKGKRYNRETLEIHFRGKSIADVLEMTVDEGVEFFKAVPVIRDKLLTLQQVGLGYIHIGQQATTLSGGEAQRVKLAKELSRRATGRTLYILDEPTTGLHFEDVRKLLEVLHRLVEGGNTVLVIEHNLEVIKTADWILDLGPDGGAGGGRLVAEGPPEEVVKVAESYTGQYLARHLPRSAAAKKRA; encoded by the coding sequence ATGGCCAAGTCCCACCTCACCGCCGCCGAACCGTTGCGCTGCATTTCCATCCGCGGCGCCCGCGAGCACAATCTCAAGAACGTCGACCTCGACCTGCCGCGCGATCGGCTGGTCGTGATCACCGGCCTCAGCGGCTCAGGTAAATCCTCGCTCGCCTTCGACACGATCTATGCCGAAGGCCAACGCCGCTACGTCGAGAGCTTGTCGGCCTACGCCCGTCAGTTCCTCGAGCTGATGCAGAAGCCCGATGTAGATTCGATCGAGGGCCTGTCGCCCGCCATCTCGATCGAGCAGAAAACGACGTCGCGCAACCCGCGCTCGACGGTCGGCACCGTCACCGAGATCTATGACTACTTGCGCCTGCTGTTTGCCCGCGTCGGCGTGCCCTACTCGCCGGCCACCGGCCTGCCGATCGAGAGCCAGACCGTGTCGCAGATGGTCGACCGCATCAAGACGATGCCCGAGGGCACGCGGCTCTACCTGGTGGCGCCCATCGTGCGCGGCCGCAAGGGCGAGTACCGCAAGGAACTGCAGGAGCTGCAAAAGAAGGGCTTCCAGCGCGTCAAGATCGACGGCAGGCTCTACGAGATCGCCGAAGCGCCGTCGCTCGACAAGAAGTACAAGCACGACATCGACGTCGTGGTCGACCGCATCGTCGTCAAGCCCGACCTCGGCAATCGCCTGGCCGACTCAATCGAGACCGCGCTCAACCTCGCCGAGGGCCTGGCCGTCGCCGAGAACGCCGATTCGGGCGAGCGCACGGTCTTCTCTTCGCGCTTCGCCTGTCCGGTCTCGGGCTTCACCATCGAGGAGATCGAGCCGCGCCTCTTCTCCTTCAACGCCCCGCAGGGCGCCTGCCCGACCTGCGACGGGCTGGGCGTGAAGATGTTCTTCGACCCCGAAATGGTCGTGCCGGACGACCGGCTGTCGCTCGCCGAGGGCGCCGTCGCGCCGTGGGCCGATTCCTCGGGCCAGTACTACCTGCAGACGCTCGAGAGCATCGCGCGGCACTTCAAGGTCAAGATGTCGATGCCGTGGCGCGACCTGCCGAAGAAGGTGCGCGACGCGATCCTGCACGGCAGCGGCGGCGAATCGATCGCCATGCGCTACGACGACGGCATCCGCCAGTATCAGACGACCAAGCCGTTCGAGGGCGTGATCCCCAACCTCGACCGGCGCTGGAAGGAGACCGATTCGTCGTGGGTGCGCGAGGAGCTCGAGCGCTTCCAGCACGAGAGCAAGTGCGAGGCCTGTGGCGGCGCGCGACTCAAGCCCGAGGCGCTCGCCGTGAAGGTCGGCGGGCTGCATGTCAGCCAGGTCACCGAGTTCGCCATCGGCGACGCGGTCAAGTGGTTCCACGACCTGCCGCCCAAGCTGACGGCGAAGCAGAACGAGATCGCCGCACGGATCCTCAAGGAGATCAACGAGCGGCTGGGCTTCCTCGACAATGTCGGGTTGTCCTACCTGACCTTGAACCGCACCTCCGGCACGCTGTCGGGCGGCGAGAGCCAGCGCATTCGTCTCGCCTCGCAGATCGGCTCCGGCCTGACCGGCGTGCTCTACGTGCTCGATGAGCCGTCGATCGGCCTGCATCAACGCGACAACGATCGGCTGCTGAAGACGCTGACCCGCCTGCGCGACCTCGGCAACACGGTGCTGGTGGTCGAACACGACGAGGACGCGATACGCGCCGCCGACCATCTGGTCGACATGGGCCCCGGCGCCGGCGCACACGGCGGCAGAGTGATCGCCGAGGGCACGCCCGAGGAGGTCATGCGCAACAGCGCGAGCCTCACCGGGCAGTATCTCTCCGGCTTTCGCCAGATACCCGTTCCCAAGATGCGGCGCGTGCCCGCGGCGAAAGGCGGCCGCTGGCTGACGGTCAAGGGCGCGAGGGCCAACAACCTGCAGAACGTCACCGCCAGCATCCCGCTCGGCACCTTCACCTGCGTCACCGGCGTCTCGGGCTCGGGCAAGAGCACCCTGATCGTCGAGACGCTCTACAAGGCGCTGGCGCGCCGGCTGAATGGCGCGCGCGAGCACCCCGGCGAGCATGCCGGGCTCGACGGCCTCGGCCACCTCGACAAGGTGATCGACATCGACCAGTCGCCGATCGGGCGCACGCCGCGCTCCAACCCGGCGACCTACACCGGCGCCTTCTCGCCGATCCGCGACTGGTTCGCCCAGCTCCCCGAATCGACCGAGCGCGGCTACAAGCCCGGCCGCTTCTCCTTCAACGTCAAGGGCGGGCGCTGCGAGGCCTGCCAGGGCGACGGCGTCATCAAGATCGAGATGCATTTCCTGCCGGATGTCTACGTCCAGTGCGACGTCTGCAAAGGCAAGCGCTACAACCGCGAGACGCTCGAGATCCATTTCCGCGGCAAGTCGATCGCCGACGTGCTCGAGATGACCGTCGACGAGGGTGTCGAGTTCTTCAAGGCCGTGCCGGTGATCCGCGACAAACTCCTGACCCTGCAGCAGGTTGGGCTGGGCTACATCCATATCGGCCAGCAGGCGACGACCCTGTCGGGCGGCGAGGCGCAGCGCGTGAAACTCGCCAAGGAGCTGTCGCGCCGCGCCACCGGCCGTACGCTCTACATCCTCGACGAGCCGACCACCGGCCTGCATTTCGAGGACGTGCGCAAGCTTCTCGAGGTGCTGCATCGCCTGGTCGAGGGCGGCAACACCGTGCTGGTGATCGAGCACAATCTCGAGGTCATCAAGACCGCCGACTGGATCCTCGATCTCGGCCCCGACGGCGGCGCGGGCGGCGGCCGCCTAGTCGCCGAGGGCCCGCCGGAAGAGGTCGTCAAGGTCGCCGAGAGCTACACCGGCCAGTATCTCGCCCGCCATCTGCCGCGCAGCGCGGCCGCCAAGAAGCGCGCCTGA